The DNA sequence ACGGCGTCTTCAGCGACGACCCTGTGAAAAATCCGAAGGCGAAGCTGTTTAAGAAATTATCTTACACTGACGTGCTGAAGAAAAATTTGCGAGTGATGGACCACTCGGCGATAAGTCTCTGTATGGACAACGATATATCGATAGTTGTTCTGAATATTTTCAAAGAGGGCAATATAACGAAGGCCATTTGCGGCGAGCAGGTTGGCACCTGTATCGGTTCGTAAATCGGGATCCGGAAGACTTGATCTAAGATGCGAGGTGTGGAAGATGCCTACTAAAGGAATTGTCGAGGAAAACAAATCCAAGATGAACAAAGCGATCGAGGTTTTGGCCGACGAGTTAAAAGCCGTTCGGACCGGCAGGGCTTCGACGGGTCTGGTTGAGAATATAAGGGCCGATTATTACGGGACGCCGACCCCGATTAAAACAATAGCTGCTTTGTCGACACCGCAGCACGATATGATTTTGATTAAGCCATTCGACCCGGGTTCGGTCAAGGAGATAGAAAAGGCAATCAAGAACAGCGATTTGAGCCTTGCACCTATTGTGGACAGAGGGCTGATAAGGCTGGCTATTCCGCCTCTTAACGAGGAGAGAAGAAGGGACCTTGTTACACAGGTCAAGCAGATGGGCGAGCAGGCGAAGATCAGCGTTCGCAATATCCGTAGAGACGCAATCAAGCATCTCGAAAAGCAGCAGAAAGACAAGACCATTACCGAAGACGACCTGCAGCACGGCAAGAAGCAAATGGACGATATCACCAAAGAGTGCATCGACAAAGTTGATTCGGTAGTCAAACACAAATCGGACGAGATAATGCTCGATTAATTCCGAGAGCCGCATCAGGCGGGAGCATCCTGCATTTTTACATCTTATATTTTTGTGCGGGGACAAAATACTTTTGGGGAATAAGCAGATGAGCGCAGAAGAAGCCGTCAAATCGGAGCCAAAGAAGAAAACAAAGAAAAAGATACTCAGGCGGGCAGCGGCACTTGCAGTTTTCGTTATCGTGCTTGCTGTTCTTGCGTTGCCGTGGTTTGTGTCATCGGAGAAGGGGCGGAAGATGATATTGGCCAGAATCAACAGCTCGATTGACGGAAAGATGGATTTTGCCGGTCTTACAATGGGCTGGTGGAGCGGGGTAATGGTCACGGACATAGGCTTTGACGACAGCGCGGGGCGGATTTCCGTTCGGGTCAAGCAAATCACAACGAAGCCGCATTACGGCTCTATTTTGACCGGGGGTTTGTCGCTGGGTAAGACAGAGGTATTAGAGCCGAGGGTAGAAGTGAATCTTGCCCGTCCTCAGGTGCAAAAGCCGCAGCGTCCCAAACAGGAAGAGAAGTCGCGGTCGGCTGGTCTGCCAATCAAAAGAGTCGAGATGATTGTCAAGGATGGCGACTTGAAAGTGACAGATGCAAAGTCAGAGACGGTTGAGCTTTCACAGATAAACTCGCGGTTAAATTTGCAGGGGCCGAGAGAGCAAACGGATTTCGATGTAGATATGACTGTTGTTGACGGCGGCAGAGAATCGAAGATTGCCGCAAACGGGCGCATAGTTCCCGGGCGAGGGTGGCGATGGGAAGGGACCAGCGGAGAAGTTACCGTCGAGGTCAATGATTTGGAGCTCGGGTCTTTGTCGCTGCTTTTTGCGATGGGCGGGATAGATGTCGAGGCCGAGGGAAACATTTCCGGCAATATAGCGGGCGAAATCAGCAATGGTCAGCTTGAAAAGATGAAAGCGGAGATTAATGGGAAAGATTTAGACGTCAACACCGTTAAATTGACGGGCGGGCGAATTAAGACAAGTCAATTGGGCGTAAACGTGAAGTTGGCGCGAGCCAAGGACATGATAAATATAGAGAGCTTCGATATTAAATCGGACTGGCTTGCGGCAGAGGGACACGGCGTTATCCCCACGACGGCAGGTTCGCTGGATGAGTTTTTGAAGACAGATTCGAGCTTGAGCGGACGTTTTGAAGTAGATATGGCGCAGCTTTCAGCCCAGATGCCGGGGGTGCTTAAGCTTAAGGAGGGGACAAATGTAACTTCCGGGGTGTTAAGTGGTGACATTGAAACGCTGATGGAAGACGGAGAAAGGAAAATAAAGGGGCAGTCAAATCTTGAAGGACTGGCGGGGATGGTCGGCGGGAAGGCAATAGCTTTGTCGCAGCCGGTGCGGGTAGAGGCGGAAATAACATCGGAAAAGGACGGGGTGAAATTCGACAAATTAGATTTGTCTTCGGCGTTTGCCAAAGTCAATTGCAGCGGCACAACACAGGCGTTCAGGTATCACGGTGATATTGATTTGGCGAGATTACAGGCGGAGTTAGGGCAATTCGTGGATACCAAAGGATACGGAATAGCAGGCGAGCTTTCCGGGCAAGGTGAAGTGGCTGTCAAGGAAGACAAAATTTCGGCAGCGGGTTCATCGACGGTTAAGAATTTTCGGCTAAGCTCGGCGGAAGGGGTGAGCGCCTTTGAGCCGGCGGCGGCGATAGATTTTTCCGCTGCGGTCGAGCGCAAGGAAAATATTCTCGATGTTGATTTTGTAAAAGCAAAGGCGAGCCTGGGCGAGGTAAATATAAAGGATACTATTCTGCCGTTAGGGAAAGAAAATAAGGGAGAGATGAAGCTTGACGTTTCCGCAAAGGATATCGATTTGCAAAAGGCGCAGCCGTTTGCGGTTTTGCTGGCGGATTTTCCGAGAGAGATGCAGTTATCGGGAATTGCCGGAGGTCAAGCAGCGGTTCGTTCGAAGAATGACAAATATTTCGTTACGACAGAGGGGATTCAGATTAAGAATTTGAGGGTCAATTATCCAGGGAAGGCGCCTTTTGAGCAAAGAGAGGTCTCAGCGGTTTTTGACGCGGAGGCAGATTCGGCGGAGAAAACTATAATCGTTAAGAAGTTTCAGATAGAGAGCGACCAGATAAAAGTTCGCGGGGCGTTCAG is a window from the Phycisphaerae bacterium genome containing:
- the frr gene encoding ribosome recycling factor — protein: MPTKGIVEENKSKMNKAIEVLADELKAVRTGRASTGLVENIRADYYGTPTPIKTIAALSTPQHDMILIKPFDPGSVKEIEKAIKNSDLSLAPIVDRGLIRLAIPPLNEERRRDLVTQVKQMGEQAKISVRNIRRDAIKHLEKQQKDKTITEDDLQHGKKQMDDITKECIDKVDSVVKHKSDEIMLD